In Phragmites australis chromosome 17, lpPhrAust1.1, whole genome shotgun sequence, the following are encoded in one genomic region:
- the LOC133896815 gene encoding protein EDS1L-like isoform X1 — MPTDSPPPPPRAASLSDDDRLLVAHCAALSFPSPPAAAASPSSPASFQVHHASHPYPCAAFAFPPSWSAADWAPSPADGRLPFGDAEVDPALFPSLRAVGTGVPARANAAFLAAFRGLLDGSPLQSEVSRAVAEEKRVVFTGHSSGGSIATLAAIWFLEKCTKRGSVNQAHPFCVTFGAPLIGDNIFNHAVRREGWSQCILHFLLPLDIVPRIPLTPLASFREEIQAVLDWLSPQTPNNSPVGRSFVIPAYYETSLRSALSIASYEACSFMGCTSSILGTLTSFIELSPYRPCGTYLFLTSSEQLIVLTNSDAVLQLLFYCLQLDPQQQLLDAAARSLSAHWQYEPIKQCIQDIICVDYLGTFSSALPGRQSDRTAIGSVELSKEAILHLSAAAQWEKQKQRNQKRIDDKNCKNIQEALKSLNEYKRTCELHGVSYYDSFKVQREVHDFNANVRRLELAGLWDEIVEMLRRRELPDGFEAREEWVSLGTLYRRLVEPLDIANYYRHSKNEDTGPYLSKGRPRRYKYTQKWHEQLRRIPSGSSLESCFWAMVEELQAEMTDGRAFEDLRDRVVKLESDAHGWLTSGSLGNDVLLSSSSFVMWWKTLPEQHRSASCILKLMSQ; from the exons ATGCCGACGgactccccgccgccgccgccacgcgcGGCGTCGCTGTCCGACGACGACCGCCTGCTCGTCGCCCACTGCGCCGCGctctccttcccctcccctcccgccgccgccgcctccccgtccTCCCCCGCCTCCTTCCAGGTGCACCACGCGTCCCACCCCTACCCCTGCGCCGCCTTCGCCTTCCCGCCCTCCTGGTCCGCCGCCGACTGGGCGCCCTCCCCCGCCGACGGACGCCTGCCGTTCGGGGACGCGGAGGTGGACCCGGCCCTGTTCCCGTCGCTCCGCGCCGTCGGGACCGGCGTCCCCGCGCGAGCCAACGCCGCCTTCCTCGCCGCCTTCCGCGGGCTGCTCGACGGCTCGCCGCTCCAGTCCGAG GTATCGAGAGCTGTGGCGGAGGAGAAACGTGTTGTATTCACGGGCCATTCATCAGGTGGTTCAATAGCCACCCTTGCTGCTATATGGTTTCTTGAGAAGTGCACCAAAAGGGGAAGTGTTAATCAAGCACACCCATTTTGTGTTACCTTTGGGGCTCCTCTTATTGGAGACAACATCTTCAACCATGCTGTTAGAAGAGAGGGCTGGTCACAGTGTATTTTGCATTTTCTCCTGCCACTAGACATTGTCCCACGCATACCACTAACTCCTCTTGCATCGTTCAGAGAAGAAATTCAAGCTGTTCTGGATTGGTTATCTCCTCAAACACCAAACAACTCACCTGTTGGGAGGTCTTTTGTCATACCTGCGTATTATGAAACTTCATTGAGAAGCGCGCTGTCTATTGCCAGCTACGAGGCCTGTTCTTTCATGGGATGCACTAGCTCGATCCTGGGGACATTGACTTCCTTCATTGAGCTCTCCCCTTACAGACCCTGTGGGACTTATCTTTTCCTGACAAGCAGTGAACAACTGATTGTTCTCACAAATTCAGATGCTGTACTGCAATTGTTATTTTACTGCCTTCAATTGGATCCCCAACAACAATTGCTTGATGCTGCTGCTAGAAGTTTAAGTGCTCACTGGCAGTATGAACCAATTAAACAATGCATCCAGGATATAATTTGTGTGGATTACCTGGGAACATTCTCATCAGCCCTTCCCGGTAGGCAGTCAGACAGAACGGCAATCGGAAGCGTTGAACTG AGCAAGGAAGCTATACTGCACCTTTCTGCAGCTGCACAGTGGGAGAAGCAAAAACAGAGAAACCAGAAAAGGATAGATGATAAAAACTGCAAAAATATTCAGGAAGCCCTGAAATCCCTAAACGAATACAAAAGAACATGCGAACTCCACGGAGTGAGCTACTATGATTCCTTCAAGGTTCAACGAGAAGTGCACGACTTCAATGCAAATGTACGGAGGCTGGAGCTAGCTGGCCTCTGGGATGAGATAGTTGAGATGCTGCGGCGGCGTGAATTGCCAGACGGTTTTGAAGCGCGGGAAGAGTGGGTGAGTTTGGGAACCTTGTACCGCCGGCTGGTTGAGCCTTTGGACATTGCAAACTACTACAGGCATTCCAAGAACGAGGACACTGGCCCCTACCTCTCAAAGGGGAGGCCGAGGCGCTACAAGTACACCCAGAAGTGGCACGAGCAGCTGCGGCGCATCCCCTCCGGTTCCAGCCTCGAGTCCTGCTTCTGGGCAATGGTTGAGGAGCTCCAGGCTGAGATGACCGATGGCAGAGCGTTCGAGGATCTGAGAGACAGGGTGGTTAAACTTGAGAGCGACGCGCACGGATGGCTTACTTCTGGAAGTTTGGGTAATGATGTATTGCTGAGTAGCTCATCTTTTGTGATGTGGTGGAAGACGCTCCCAGAGCAGCACAGGTCTGCATCATGCATCTTGAAACTCATGTCTCAGTAG
- the LOC133896815 gene encoding protein EDS1L-like isoform X2 yields the protein MCCIPSLLTTCSILFDLKSSSGRERAAHLGGAAGCGLEVRGRCRLWLWGEKAAGSSRGGGLLGLMKKKVSRAVAEEKRVVFTGHSSGGSIATLAAIWFLEKCTKRGSVNQAHPFCVTFGAPLIGDNIFNHAVRREGWSQCILHFLLPLDIVPRIPLTPLASFREEIQAVLDWLSPQTPNNSPVGRSFVIPAYYETSLRSALSIASYEACSFMGCTSSILGTLTSFIELSPYRPCGTYLFLTSSEQLIVLTNSDAVLQLLFYCLQLDPQQQLLDAAARSLSAHWQYEPIKQCIQDIICVDYLGTFSSALPGRQSDRTAIGSVELSKEAILHLSAAAQWEKQKQRNQKRIDDKNCKNIQEALKSLNEYKRTCELHGVSYYDSFKVQREVHDFNANVRRLELAGLWDEIVEMLRRRELPDGFEAREEWVSLGTLYRRLVEPLDIANYYRHSKNEDTGPYLSKGRPRRYKYTQKWHEQLRRIPSGSSLESCFWAMVEELQAEMTDGRAFEDLRDRVVKLESDAHGWLTSGSLGNDVLLSSSSFVMWWKTLPEQHRSASCILKLMSQ from the exons ATGTGCTGCATCCCCTCCCTGTTGACCACGTGCTCAATCCTCTTCGACCTTAAATCGAGCAGCGGGCGTGAGCGGGCAGCACATTTGGGAGGTGCGGCGGGGTGCGGGCTGGAGGTACGTGGGAGGTGCCGGCTCTGGCTCTGGGGAGAAAAggctgcaggcagcagcagggGAGGAGGCCTGCTTGGgctgatgaagaagaag GTATCGAGAGCTGTGGCGGAGGAGAAACGTGTTGTATTCACGGGCCATTCATCAGGTGGTTCAATAGCCACCCTTGCTGCTATATGGTTTCTTGAGAAGTGCACCAAAAGGGGAAGTGTTAATCAAGCACACCCATTTTGTGTTACCTTTGGGGCTCCTCTTATTGGAGACAACATCTTCAACCATGCTGTTAGAAGAGAGGGCTGGTCACAGTGTATTTTGCATTTTCTCCTGCCACTAGACATTGTCCCACGCATACCACTAACTCCTCTTGCATCGTTCAGAGAAGAAATTCAAGCTGTTCTGGATTGGTTATCTCCTCAAACACCAAACAACTCACCTGTTGGGAGGTCTTTTGTCATACCTGCGTATTATGAAACTTCATTGAGAAGCGCGCTGTCTATTGCCAGCTACGAGGCCTGTTCTTTCATGGGATGCACTAGCTCGATCCTGGGGACATTGACTTCCTTCATTGAGCTCTCCCCTTACAGACCCTGTGGGACTTATCTTTTCCTGACAAGCAGTGAACAACTGATTGTTCTCACAAATTCAGATGCTGTACTGCAATTGTTATTTTACTGCCTTCAATTGGATCCCCAACAACAATTGCTTGATGCTGCTGCTAGAAGTTTAAGTGCTCACTGGCAGTATGAACCAATTAAACAATGCATCCAGGATATAATTTGTGTGGATTACCTGGGAACATTCTCATCAGCCCTTCCCGGTAGGCAGTCAGACAGAACGGCAATCGGAAGCGTTGAACTG AGCAAGGAAGCTATACTGCACCTTTCTGCAGCTGCACAGTGGGAGAAGCAAAAACAGAGAAACCAGAAAAGGATAGATGATAAAAACTGCAAAAATATTCAGGAAGCCCTGAAATCCCTAAACGAATACAAAAGAACATGCGAACTCCACGGAGTGAGCTACTATGATTCCTTCAAGGTTCAACGAGAAGTGCACGACTTCAATGCAAATGTACGGAGGCTGGAGCTAGCTGGCCTCTGGGATGAGATAGTTGAGATGCTGCGGCGGCGTGAATTGCCAGACGGTTTTGAAGCGCGGGAAGAGTGGGTGAGTTTGGGAACCTTGTACCGCCGGCTGGTTGAGCCTTTGGACATTGCAAACTACTACAGGCATTCCAAGAACGAGGACACTGGCCCCTACCTCTCAAAGGGGAGGCCGAGGCGCTACAAGTACACCCAGAAGTGGCACGAGCAGCTGCGGCGCATCCCCTCCGGTTCCAGCCTCGAGTCCTGCTTCTGGGCAATGGTTGAGGAGCTCCAGGCTGAGATGACCGATGGCAGAGCGTTCGAGGATCTGAGAGACAGGGTGGTTAAACTTGAGAGCGACGCGCACGGATGGCTTACTTCTGGAAGTTTGGGTAATGATGTATTGCTGAGTAGCTCATCTTTTGTGATGTGGTGGAAGACGCTCCCAGAGCAGCACAGGTCTGCATCATGCATCTTGAAACTCATGTCTCAGTAG